A single genomic interval of Xyrauchen texanus isolate HMW12.3.18 chromosome 8, RBS_HiC_50CHRs, whole genome shotgun sequence harbors:
- the LOC127648412 gene encoding bromodomain-containing protein 4-like isoform X2, whose amino-acid sequence MDYKMLSKSNDLLDFQTLDALLEKIAHCSVPLKREPSEECNGISGALSTEPAPGSRLSEWCPAAPPPVPLPALHPASMGDGLDAVQMSGSSSSQGQPSSQASSLLNPPPPETSDPSRPKRQTNQLQFLLKFVIKTLLKHQFAWPFHSPVDAVKLNLPDYYKIIKNPMDMGTIKKRLENGYYSNAQECIQDFNTMFTNCYIYNKPGDDIVLMAEALEKAFLTKISEMPQQEVEITTTSGKGRGRGRRDPDLNLKIGPGLDSSPSNPQTRGLSNLAPGPQTRGPTQGPPTLPPQPAMQVLPPRVPPSLPPHAPQLGTPFSLGPTDCTPQIPIMTAVPPPAQTALPPIHMQQSTAPILQNPISNVPKQRKSQKRKADTTTPTANDQLSESSPAESKSGKTLPRRDSTRPNKVPKKETPDSQHHWTAPTGTPSPKQQEQLRYCSGMVKDMFAKKHAAYAWPFYKPVDVDTLGLHDYHDIIKHPMDLSTIKDKLENRQYRDAQEFAADVRLMFSNCYKYNPPDHEVVAMARKLQDVFEMRFAKMPDESEEMLTPAPAPALHPAPVKTQPPSSSESSSESSSESDSSTDGSEEERAQRLAELQEQLKAVHEQLAALSQPQASKPKKEKKEKEKKKDKHKKKAGVMPALEEILEPPPVLKAQGKPKNKDPMPKKPKKPSKKEGGKGNRSVAPPGNAPPTLQPIVGLVTVEDLGLPGGPAMAGMAAGEKCKPMSYEEKRQLSLDINKLPGDKLGRVVHIIQSREPSLKNSNPDEIEIDFETLKPSTLRELERYVSSCLRKKKKPAVPEKSMEAMNAAKTKGSSSESGSSSESSSSESEESETAMASKPKKKGRGEGKKAHHQAMAPGMPQPQVPHQPQTVSLQPTIQLKQQQHPSPATYMAPPVTALEPSQLLENPFDPLSHFAQPLMHLSHHANDSSSPAPPHLNAHPPGGTVSPDTHPFLNQHHIHPSPALHNAMPQQPSRPSNRAAPLPPKPLQQSTPQQQPQQTLPQQLQPQQPLPPQHHLPPHLPQPPPPPIRHRSLSPPTLTPQGLLSSQPPQMLLEDDEEPVPSMNLPMYLQHLQPNRLQQQTQQTTSLIQSLQSRQQQPSLLQTVQVQSHLGPQSSLPTAQLPIQMQSQPSASHQPSPQLSQHQTRHMQHSQQQINFSQGPVQTTQTQPSQHKMPSTKAQQIMQPPQQHHSPRQHKSDSYNTAHLRDNPSPLMIHSPQIAQYGLVHQSPPQVKKEPQRGPLALGGIKEEKLPPSPVMRGEPFSPAMRQEPHKHPDSKPTMQGHSQQRADMKPVESSRPVIRSSEQSGPPPSMQDKDKFKQEPKTPVAPKKDVKLKNMGSWASLAQKSTSTPSSALKSSSDSFEQFRRVAREKEEREKALKAQAEQAEKDRLRREQEKLRGRDEEDSMETTRRPQEQPRRRQEPQQVQAPQQQQQQHPAQSQAQNPAQPPSAPQPSQAPPQSPASSQSALDQQRELARRREQERRRREAMAATIDMNFQSDLMAIFEENLF is encoded by the exons AGAGCCCAGCGAGGAGTGCAATGGAATTAGCGGTGCTCTCTCTACGGAGCCCGCGCCCGGCTCGAGACTGAGCGAGTGGTGTCCTGCCGCACCCCCTCCCGTCCCTCTGCCCGCGCTCCACCCTGCAAGTATGGGGGACGGCCTGGACGCAGTGCAGATGTCGGGGAGCAGCAGCAGTCAGGGACAGCCCTCGTCCCAGGCCTCTTCCCTTTTAAATCCTCCTCCCCCAGAAACTTCCGACCCTTCCCGCCCCAAGCGCCAGACCAACCAGCTGCAGTTCCTGCTAAAGTTTGTGATAAAGACCCTTTTGAAGCATCAGTTCGCCTGGCCTTTCCATTCTCCTGTTGATGCCGTTAAGCTCAATCTGCCT GACTATTATAAGATAATCAAAAATCCTATGGACATGGGAACAATCAAGAAACGCTTAGAGAACGGTTACTACTCAAATGCCCAAGAATGTATTCAAGATTTCAACACCATGTTTACCAACTGCTACATCTATAATAAG CCTGGGGATGACATAGTATTAATGGCAGAAGCACTGGAGAAGGCGTTCCTCACCAAGATTTCTGAAATGCCTCAGCAGGAGGTTGAGATCACGACCACAAGCGGCAAGGGTCGTGGTCGGGGCAGGAGGGATCCAG ACCTGAACCTGAAGATAGGACCTGGCCTGGATTCTTCACCATCGAACCCTCAAACACGTGGCCTTTCTAATCTTGCCCCTGGGCCACAGACTAGAGGACCCACACAGGGTCCACCCACTTTACCTCCCCAACCTGCCATGCAAGTCTTGCCCCCTCGAGTGCCCCCTTCGCTCCCTCCCCATGCACCGCAATTAGGGACACCTTTTTCTCTGGGCCCCACTGACTGCACCCCACAGATTCCCATCATGACTGCTGTGCCTCCCCCTGCTCAGACCGCACTGCCGCCCATTCACATGCAGCAGAGCACTGCCCCCATTCTACAAAACCCCATCTCGAATGTTCCCAAA CAGAGAAAGAGCCAGAAAAGGAAAGCAGACACCACAACACCTACCGCAAATGACCAGCTGAGCGAGTCCTCACCTGCTGAGTCCAAGTCCGGAAAGACTCTGCCACGCCGGGATAGTACACGACCAAACAAAGTACCCAAAAAGGAGACACCAGACTCCCAACACCATTGGACGGCCCCCACTGGGACTCCTAGCCCCAAGCAACAAGAGCAATTACGCTATTGCTCAGGCATGGTTAAGGACATGTTTGCTAAGAAGCATGCAGCATATGCCTGGCCCTTCTACAAACCAGTTGATGTGGACACTCTAGGACTGCACGATTACCATGATATCATCAAACATCCCATGGATCTCAGCACCATTAAG GACAAGTTGGAAAACAGACAGTACAGAGATGCTCAGGAGTTTGCTGCAGATGTACGGTTAATGTTCTCCAACTGCTACAAGTACAACCCTCCAGATCATGAAGTGGTGGCTATGGCTCGCAAACTGCAG gaTGTGTTTGAGATGCGTTTTGCTAAAATGCCTGATGAGTCAGAGGAAATGCTAACACCTGCTCCTGCACCAGCGCTCCACCCGGCTCCTGTAAAGACACAGCCACCATCATCCTCTGAAAGCTCCAGCGAATCCTCATCTGAATCTGACTCCTCCACAGATGGCTCTGAAGAGGAGAGAGCCCAGAGGCTAGCAGAGCTCCAGGAGCAG CTGAAAGCGGTGCATGAGCAGTTGGCTGCCTTGTCCCAGCCTCAGGCCAGCAAACCaaagaaggaaaagaaagaaaaggagaaaaagaaagacaagcACAAAAAGAAAGCAGGAGTTATGCCTGCACTGGAGGAGATCTTGGAGCCGCCTCCTGTTCTTAAGGCTCAGGGAAAGCCCAAGAACAAGGATCCTATGCCTAAGAAGCCCAAAAAACCCAG TAAGAAGGAGGGAGGTAAGGGCAACCGCTCCGTGGCTCCCCCAGGCAATGCCCCACCCACCCTGCAGCCTATAGTAGGCCTGGTTACTGTGGAGGATCTTGGTCTACCCGGAGGGCCTGCAATGGCAGGTATGGCAGCTGGGGAGAAGTGTAAGCCCATGTCCTATGAAGAGAAGAGACAGCTGAGTCTGGACATTAACAAACTGCCTGGTGACAAGCTGGGTCGTGTGGTCCACATCATCCAGTCCCGCGAGCCCTCGCTTAAGAACTCTAACCCGGATGAGATTGAGATCGATTTCGAAACGTTGAAGCCCTCCACGCTGCGGGAGCTGGAGAGATACGTGTCGTCCTGTCTCCGCAAAAAGAAAAAGCCTGCAG TTCCAGAGAAGTCCATGGAGGCAATGAATGCTGCAAAGACAAAAGGCTCATCATCAGAATCGGGCAGCAGCAGTGAGTCCAGCTCTTCAGAAAGTGAAGAATCTGAAACAG CAATGGCTTCCAAGCCGAAGAAAAAGGGTAGAGGTGAAGGGAAGAAGGCTCATCACCAGGCGATGGCTCCAGGCATGCCTCAGCCGCAGGTTCCCCATCAGCCCCAGACTGTGTCACTGCAGCCCACCATTCAGTTGAAACAGCAGCAGCATCCCTCTCCTGCCACTTACATGGCTCCCCCTGTCACAGCGCTGGAGCCCTCACAGCTGCTGGAGAACCCCTTTGACCCTCTGTCCCACTTCGCCCAGCCCCTCATGCACCTTTCTCACCACGCCAATGACTCGTCCTCTCCTGCACCGCCTCACCTCAACGCTCACCCTCCAGGAGGCACCGTGTCGCCTGACACGCACCCATTCCTGAACCAACACCACATTCACCCATCCCCAG CCCTGCACAACGCAATGCCCCAGCAACCTTCAAGGCCCAGTAACAGGGCAGCCCCACTACCTCCTAAACCTCTGCAACAGAGCACGCCCCAGCAGCAGCCCCAGCAGACCCTGCCGCAGCAGCTCCAACCCCAGCAACCCCTGCCGCCCCAGCACCACCTCCCTCCACACCTCCCGCAGCCTCCTCCACCGCCAATACGCCATCGGTCCCTCTCTCCCCCCACACTCACTCCCCAGGGCCTGCTCTCCTCCCAGCCCCCACAGATGCTGCTGGAGGATGACGAGGAGCCCGTTCCCTCTATGAACCTGCCCATGTACCTGCAGCACCTGCAGCCAAACCGCCTGCAGCAACAAACCCAGCAGACGACTTCATTAATTCAGTCTCTACAGAGCAGGCAGCAGCAGCCATCTCTGCTTCAGACAGTGCAG GTTCAGTCTCATCTGGGCCCGCAGAGCTCCCTGCCCACTGCACAGCTCCCCATTCAGATGCAGTCTCAGCCGTCAGCATCACACCAGCCCTCCCCGCAGCTCTCGCAGCATCAGACTAGACACATGCAGCACTCACAGCAGCAAATTAACTTCTCACAAGGTCCAGTGCAGACAACACAAACGCAGCCCAGCCAACACAAAATGCCCTCCACTAAAGCACAGCAGATCATGCAGCCGCCGCAGCAGCACCATTCTCCACGTCAACACAAGTCTGACTCTTATAACACAG CACACTTGCGAGATAACCCCTCCCCGCTTATGATCCATTCCCCTCAAATTGCTCAGTATGGTTTAGTACACCAGTCCCCTCCTCAGGTCAAAAAG GAACCACAGCGAGGTCCTTTAGCTCTGGGTGGCATTAAAGAAGAGAAGCTGCCACCATCACCTGTGATGCGTGGTGAGCCCTTCAGTCCAGCCATGAGACAAGAGCCTCATAAACACCCTGACAGCAAACCCACAATGCAAGGCCATAGCCAACAGA GAGCAGATATGAAACCAGTTGAAAGTTCCCGTCCTGTCATCCGCTCCTCTGAGCAGAGCGGTCCACCTCCTTCCATGCAGGACAAAGACAAATTCAAACAGGAGCCCAAAACACCGGTGGCTCCTAAAAAG GACGTGAAACTAAAGAACATGGGTTCCTGGGCAAGCCTGGCACAGAAATCCACCTCCACTCCCTCGTCTGCTCTGAAGTCATCCAGTGACAGCTTTGAGCAGTTCCGACGTGTGGCCCGGGAGAAGGAAGAGCGAGAGAAGGCCTTGAAGGCTCAGGCTGAACAAGCTGAAAAAGATCGTCTGCGAAGAGAACAAGAGAAACTTCG GGGACGAGATGAAGAGGACTCCATGGAGACTACGAGAAGGCCTCAGGAGCAGCCACGCAGGCGGCAGGAGCCACAGCAGGTCCAGGcccctcagcagcagcagcagcagcatccaGCTCAGTCCCAAGCCCAGAACCCGGCCCAACCGCCCTCTGCACCACAGCCTTCCCAAGCCCCACCCCAGTCCCCCGCCTCATCCCAGAGTGCACTTGACCAACAGAGGGAGCTTGCACGTCGCCGGGAgcaggagaggaggaggagagaggcG ATGGCAGCTACTATTGACATGAATTTCCAAAGTGATTTGATGGCTATTTTTGAGGAGAACTTGTTCTGA
- the LOC127648412 gene encoding bromodomain-containing protein 4-like isoform X1, producing MDYKMLSKSNDLLDFQTLDALLEKIAHCSVPLKREPSEECNGISGALSTEPAPGSRLSEWCPAAPPPVPLPALHPASMGDGLDAVQMSGSSSSQGQPSSQASSLLNPPPPETSDPSRPKRQTNQLQFLLKFVIKTLLKHQFAWPFHSPVDAVKLNLPDYYKIIKNPMDMGTIKKRLENGYYSNAQECIQDFNTMFTNCYIYNKPGDDIVLMAEALEKAFLTKISEMPQQEVEITTTSGKGRGRGRRDPDLNLKIGPGLDSSPSNPQTRGLSNLAPGPQTRGPTQGPPTLPPQPAMQVLPPRVPPSLPPHAPQLGTPFSLGPTDCTPQIPIMTAVPPPAQTALPPIHMQQSTAPILQNPISNVPKQRKSQKRKADTTTPTANDQLSESSPAESKSGKTLPRRDSTRPNKVPKKETPDSQHHWTAPTGTPSPKQQEQLRYCSGMVKDMFAKKHAAYAWPFYKPVDVDTLGLHDYHDIIKHPMDLSTIKDKLENRQYRDAQEFAADVRLMFSNCYKYNPPDHEVVAMARKLQDVFEMRFAKMPDESEEMLTPAPAPALHPAPVKTQPPSSSESSSESSSESDSSTDGSEEERAQRLAELQEQLKAVHEQLAALSQPQASKPKKEKKEKEKKKDKHKKKAGVMPALEEILEPPPVLKAQGKPKNKDPMPKKPKKPSKKEGGKGNRSVAPPGNAPPTLQPIVGLVTVEDLGLPGGPAMAGMAAGEKCKPMSYEEKRQLSLDINKLPGDKLGRVVHIIQSREPSLKNSNPDEIEIDFETLKPSTLRELERYVSSCLRKKKKPAVPEKSMEAMNAAKTKGSSSESGSSSESSSSESEESETAMASKPKKKGRGEGKKAHHQAMAPGMPQPQVPHQPQTVSLQPTIQLKQQQHPSPATYMAPPVTALEPSQLLENPFDPLSHFAQPLMHLSHHANDSSSPAPPHLNAHPPGGTVSPDTHPFLNQHHIHPSPALHNAMPQQPSRPSNRAAPLPPKPLQQSTPQQQPQQTLPQQLQPQQPLPPQHHLPPHLPQPPPPPIRHRSLSPPTLTPQGLLSSQPPQMLLEDDEEPVPSMNLPMYLQHLQPNRLQQQTQQTTSLIQSLQSRQQQPSLLQTVQVQSHLGPQSSLPTAQLPIQMQSQPSASHQPSPQLSQHQTRHMQHSQQQINFSQGPVQTTQTQPSQHKMPSTKAQQIMQPPQQHHSPRQHKSDSYNTAHLRDNPSPLMIHSPQIAQYGLVHQSPPQVKKEPQRGPLALGGIKEEKLPPSPVMRGEPFSPAMRQEPHKHPDSKPTMQGHSQQRADMKPVESSRPVIRSSEQSGPPPSMQDKDKFKQEPKTPVAPKKVQDVKLKNMGSWASLAQKSTSTPSSALKSSSDSFEQFRRVAREKEEREKALKAQAEQAEKDRLRREQEKLRGRDEEDSMETTRRPQEQPRRRQEPQQVQAPQQQQQQHPAQSQAQNPAQPPSAPQPSQAPPQSPASSQSALDQQRELARRREQERRRREAMAATIDMNFQSDLMAIFEENLF from the exons AGAGCCCAGCGAGGAGTGCAATGGAATTAGCGGTGCTCTCTCTACGGAGCCCGCGCCCGGCTCGAGACTGAGCGAGTGGTGTCCTGCCGCACCCCCTCCCGTCCCTCTGCCCGCGCTCCACCCTGCAAGTATGGGGGACGGCCTGGACGCAGTGCAGATGTCGGGGAGCAGCAGCAGTCAGGGACAGCCCTCGTCCCAGGCCTCTTCCCTTTTAAATCCTCCTCCCCCAGAAACTTCCGACCCTTCCCGCCCCAAGCGCCAGACCAACCAGCTGCAGTTCCTGCTAAAGTTTGTGATAAAGACCCTTTTGAAGCATCAGTTCGCCTGGCCTTTCCATTCTCCTGTTGATGCCGTTAAGCTCAATCTGCCT GACTATTATAAGATAATCAAAAATCCTATGGACATGGGAACAATCAAGAAACGCTTAGAGAACGGTTACTACTCAAATGCCCAAGAATGTATTCAAGATTTCAACACCATGTTTACCAACTGCTACATCTATAATAAG CCTGGGGATGACATAGTATTAATGGCAGAAGCACTGGAGAAGGCGTTCCTCACCAAGATTTCTGAAATGCCTCAGCAGGAGGTTGAGATCACGACCACAAGCGGCAAGGGTCGTGGTCGGGGCAGGAGGGATCCAG ACCTGAACCTGAAGATAGGACCTGGCCTGGATTCTTCACCATCGAACCCTCAAACACGTGGCCTTTCTAATCTTGCCCCTGGGCCACAGACTAGAGGACCCACACAGGGTCCACCCACTTTACCTCCCCAACCTGCCATGCAAGTCTTGCCCCCTCGAGTGCCCCCTTCGCTCCCTCCCCATGCACCGCAATTAGGGACACCTTTTTCTCTGGGCCCCACTGACTGCACCCCACAGATTCCCATCATGACTGCTGTGCCTCCCCCTGCTCAGACCGCACTGCCGCCCATTCACATGCAGCAGAGCACTGCCCCCATTCTACAAAACCCCATCTCGAATGTTCCCAAA CAGAGAAAGAGCCAGAAAAGGAAAGCAGACACCACAACACCTACCGCAAATGACCAGCTGAGCGAGTCCTCACCTGCTGAGTCCAAGTCCGGAAAGACTCTGCCACGCCGGGATAGTACACGACCAAACAAAGTACCCAAAAAGGAGACACCAGACTCCCAACACCATTGGACGGCCCCCACTGGGACTCCTAGCCCCAAGCAACAAGAGCAATTACGCTATTGCTCAGGCATGGTTAAGGACATGTTTGCTAAGAAGCATGCAGCATATGCCTGGCCCTTCTACAAACCAGTTGATGTGGACACTCTAGGACTGCACGATTACCATGATATCATCAAACATCCCATGGATCTCAGCACCATTAAG GACAAGTTGGAAAACAGACAGTACAGAGATGCTCAGGAGTTTGCTGCAGATGTACGGTTAATGTTCTCCAACTGCTACAAGTACAACCCTCCAGATCATGAAGTGGTGGCTATGGCTCGCAAACTGCAG gaTGTGTTTGAGATGCGTTTTGCTAAAATGCCTGATGAGTCAGAGGAAATGCTAACACCTGCTCCTGCACCAGCGCTCCACCCGGCTCCTGTAAAGACACAGCCACCATCATCCTCTGAAAGCTCCAGCGAATCCTCATCTGAATCTGACTCCTCCACAGATGGCTCTGAAGAGGAGAGAGCCCAGAGGCTAGCAGAGCTCCAGGAGCAG CTGAAAGCGGTGCATGAGCAGTTGGCTGCCTTGTCCCAGCCTCAGGCCAGCAAACCaaagaaggaaaagaaagaaaaggagaaaaagaaagacaagcACAAAAAGAAAGCAGGAGTTATGCCTGCACTGGAGGAGATCTTGGAGCCGCCTCCTGTTCTTAAGGCTCAGGGAAAGCCCAAGAACAAGGATCCTATGCCTAAGAAGCCCAAAAAACCCAG TAAGAAGGAGGGAGGTAAGGGCAACCGCTCCGTGGCTCCCCCAGGCAATGCCCCACCCACCCTGCAGCCTATAGTAGGCCTGGTTACTGTGGAGGATCTTGGTCTACCCGGAGGGCCTGCAATGGCAGGTATGGCAGCTGGGGAGAAGTGTAAGCCCATGTCCTATGAAGAGAAGAGACAGCTGAGTCTGGACATTAACAAACTGCCTGGTGACAAGCTGGGTCGTGTGGTCCACATCATCCAGTCCCGCGAGCCCTCGCTTAAGAACTCTAACCCGGATGAGATTGAGATCGATTTCGAAACGTTGAAGCCCTCCACGCTGCGGGAGCTGGAGAGATACGTGTCGTCCTGTCTCCGCAAAAAGAAAAAGCCTGCAG TTCCAGAGAAGTCCATGGAGGCAATGAATGCTGCAAAGACAAAAGGCTCATCATCAGAATCGGGCAGCAGCAGTGAGTCCAGCTCTTCAGAAAGTGAAGAATCTGAAACAG CAATGGCTTCCAAGCCGAAGAAAAAGGGTAGAGGTGAAGGGAAGAAGGCTCATCACCAGGCGATGGCTCCAGGCATGCCTCAGCCGCAGGTTCCCCATCAGCCCCAGACTGTGTCACTGCAGCCCACCATTCAGTTGAAACAGCAGCAGCATCCCTCTCCTGCCACTTACATGGCTCCCCCTGTCACAGCGCTGGAGCCCTCACAGCTGCTGGAGAACCCCTTTGACCCTCTGTCCCACTTCGCCCAGCCCCTCATGCACCTTTCTCACCACGCCAATGACTCGTCCTCTCCTGCACCGCCTCACCTCAACGCTCACCCTCCAGGAGGCACCGTGTCGCCTGACACGCACCCATTCCTGAACCAACACCACATTCACCCATCCCCAG CCCTGCACAACGCAATGCCCCAGCAACCTTCAAGGCCCAGTAACAGGGCAGCCCCACTACCTCCTAAACCTCTGCAACAGAGCACGCCCCAGCAGCAGCCCCAGCAGACCCTGCCGCAGCAGCTCCAACCCCAGCAACCCCTGCCGCCCCAGCACCACCTCCCTCCACACCTCCCGCAGCCTCCTCCACCGCCAATACGCCATCGGTCCCTCTCTCCCCCCACACTCACTCCCCAGGGCCTGCTCTCCTCCCAGCCCCCACAGATGCTGCTGGAGGATGACGAGGAGCCCGTTCCCTCTATGAACCTGCCCATGTACCTGCAGCACCTGCAGCCAAACCGCCTGCAGCAACAAACCCAGCAGACGACTTCATTAATTCAGTCTCTACAGAGCAGGCAGCAGCAGCCATCTCTGCTTCAGACAGTGCAG GTTCAGTCTCATCTGGGCCCGCAGAGCTCCCTGCCCACTGCACAGCTCCCCATTCAGATGCAGTCTCAGCCGTCAGCATCACACCAGCCCTCCCCGCAGCTCTCGCAGCATCAGACTAGACACATGCAGCACTCACAGCAGCAAATTAACTTCTCACAAGGTCCAGTGCAGACAACACAAACGCAGCCCAGCCAACACAAAATGCCCTCCACTAAAGCACAGCAGATCATGCAGCCGCCGCAGCAGCACCATTCTCCACGTCAACACAAGTCTGACTCTTATAACACAG CACACTTGCGAGATAACCCCTCCCCGCTTATGATCCATTCCCCTCAAATTGCTCAGTATGGTTTAGTACACCAGTCCCCTCCTCAGGTCAAAAAG GAACCACAGCGAGGTCCTTTAGCTCTGGGTGGCATTAAAGAAGAGAAGCTGCCACCATCACCTGTGATGCGTGGTGAGCCCTTCAGTCCAGCCATGAGACAAGAGCCTCATAAACACCCTGACAGCAAACCCACAATGCAAGGCCATAGCCAACAGA GAGCAGATATGAAACCAGTTGAAAGTTCCCGTCCTGTCATCCGCTCCTCTGAGCAGAGCGGTCCACCTCCTTCCATGCAGGACAAAGACAAATTCAAACAGGAGCCCAAAACACCGGTGGCTCCTAAAAAGGTACAG GACGTGAAACTAAAGAACATGGGTTCCTGGGCAAGCCTGGCACAGAAATCCACCTCCACTCCCTCGTCTGCTCTGAAGTCATCCAGTGACAGCTTTGAGCAGTTCCGACGTGTGGCCCGGGAGAAGGAAGAGCGAGAGAAGGCCTTGAAGGCTCAGGCTGAACAAGCTGAAAAAGATCGTCTGCGAAGAGAACAAGAGAAACTTCG GGGACGAGATGAAGAGGACTCCATGGAGACTACGAGAAGGCCTCAGGAGCAGCCACGCAGGCGGCAGGAGCCACAGCAGGTCCAGGcccctcagcagcagcagcagcagcatccaGCTCAGTCCCAAGCCCAGAACCCGGCCCAACCGCCCTCTGCACCACAGCCTTCCCAAGCCCCACCCCAGTCCCCCGCCTCATCCCAGAGTGCACTTGACCAACAGAGGGAGCTTGCACGTCGCCGGGAgcaggagaggaggaggagagaggcG ATGGCAGCTACTATTGACATGAATTTCCAAAGTGATTTGATGGCTATTTTTGAGGAGAACTTGTTCTGA